The DNA window GGTAAGCAGGCAAGCCCATATGTACCATTTGTAAACTTTGCTCCAATTGTTGGAGGTACAAACGGTATTTCTCCTATTTTCCTTACTACGGTAGATGTTACCGGAGGTATTGGTATTGATCTTAAAAACTGGGTTAAAAAACTGGACGAAAACGGAACCCCTGTTCGTAACGAAAATGGAGAACCTATTTTGGAGCAGGCATATTCTGTAGCTACCGGAACAGTTCTTACCATCAATACAAAAACAAAAAAATTATACAACGGTGATCAGGAACTGATTGACATTTCTAAGGCATTTACTCCTCAGAAAGTGGAATTCATCAAAGCAGGAGGATCATATGCTATCGTTTTTGGTAAAAAACTTCAGACGTTTGCAGCAGAACTTTTAGGTGTTGAAGTGCCTCAGGTTTTCGCTCCGTCAAAGGAAATTTCTAACGATGGACAAGGTCTTACAGCCGTTGAAAAGATATTTAACAGAAATGCTGTAGGTTCTACACCAGGTAAAGTATTGCACGCCGGATCAGACGTTCGTGTAAAAGTGAATATTGTCGGTTCACAGGATACTACGGGTCTTATGACTTCTCAAGAGCTGGAATCAATGGCAGCTACGGTAATTTCACCAATCGTTGATGGTGCTTACCAGTCAGGATGTCACACTGCTTCAGTATGGGATAAAAAAGCTCAGGCGAATATTCCGAAACTAATGAAATTTATGAACGATTTCGGATTGATCACTGCTCGTGACCCGAAAGGTGAATACCACGCTATGACAGATGTTATTCATAAAGTTCTTAACGATATTACAATAGACGAGTGGGCCATCATCATTGGTGGTGATTCACACACAAGAATGTCTAAAGGAGTTGCTTTCGGAGCTGACTCAGGAACTGTTGCTCTTGCATTGGCTACAGGTGAAGCATCGATGCCGATTCCTGAATCTGTAAAAGTAACTTTCAAAGGAGACATGAAAGAACACATGGATTTCCGTGATGTTGTTCATGCTACACAAGCTCAGATGTTGAAGCAATTTGGAGGAGAAAATGTTTTCCAGGGTAGAATCATTGAGGTTCATATCGGAACACTTCCGGCTGACCAGGCATTTACCTTTACAGACTGGACTGCTGAAATGAAGGCAAAAGCTTCTATCAACATTTCTGAAGACAATACATTGATCGAGTCATTGGAAATTGCAAAAGGCAGAATCCAGATTATGATCGACAAAGGAATGGATAACCATAATAAGGTTCTTCAGGGATTGATCGATAAAGCGAATAAGAGAATTGAAGAAATCAGATCAGGTGAGAAACCGGCCTTGACTCCTGATGCTAATGCTAAATATTATGCTGAAGTAGTTGTAGATCTTGACGTAATCGTTGAACCAATGATTGCTGACCCGGATGTAAACAATGATGATGTTTCTAAAAGATATACTCACGATACAATCAGAGACCTTTCTTATTACGGAGGTGAGAAAAAGGTAGATCTTGGTTTCGTTGGATCTTGTATGGTTCACAAGGGAGATTTAAAAATTGTTTCTCAAATGCTTAGAAACCTTGAAAAGAAAAATGGTAAAGTAGAATTTAATGCTCCATTAGTTGTAGCAGCTCCTACTTATAATATCATTGATGAGTTAAAGGCAGAAGGTGACTGGGAATTACTGGAAAAATATTCAGCTTTCGAATTTGATGATAGTGCTCCAAAAGGAGAAGCTCGTACAGAATACCAAAATGTAATGTACCTTGAGCGTCCTGGATGTAACCTTTGTATGGGTAATCAGGAAAAAGCAGCTAAAGGTGATACCGTTTTAGCTACTTCTACCCGTCTTTTCCAGGGAAGAGTTGTAGAAGATTCTGAACGTAAAAAAGGAGAATCTCTACTAGCTTCGACACCTGTTGTAGTATTATCTGCAATTATTGGACGTATTCCTAATATTGATGAATACAAGGCTGCAGTTGAAGGTATTGATCTTACGACTTTTGTCCCTTCTATCAAAGAATTGACCAGTACACACGCTCACTAAGAGAGTAGTACACCATTAAGTCTCAGTGACTTCTGAAAATAATAGAATTGAAAGATTTTGATCCTTTTAGGATTTAAGATCTTTCAATTTTTTGTTTAGAATGTTTCTATTTTAAGGGTAATACAATTTTTTTTGCGATAAATCAAGAAAATAAATTCTATTTTTTCTTAAATTGAAAGTTATAAAATCTCTTGATTTTATTATCAAAATCACTCCTATTTAAGGATTATAGGAACGTTTTTTGATGTAAATAAAATAAGTTTTCATCTCCAATGGAGAAGAGACATCACGTAAAAAGAATAAAATTACAATTACATATGACTTTTGATATTGATATGATCAAAAAAGTGTATGAGCGTTACCCTGAAAGAATTGCTGCGGCAAGACAAATTGTGGGAAAACCTCTTACCCTTTCAGAAAAAATCCTTTACACCCACCTTTGGGAAGGAAATGCTACACAAGCTCATGAAAGAGGAAACTCTTATGTAGACTTCGCACCAGACAGAGTAGCAATGCAGGATGCCACTGCACAGATGGCACTTTTGCAATTTATGCAGGCAGGAAAAACCAAAGTAGCTGTTCCTTCAACAGCTCACGCAGATCACCTGATTCAAGCGAAAGTAGGTGCTGACAAAGATTTACAGGAAGGTATCAACAAAAACTCTGAGGTATTCAACTTTCTGAGTTCTGTATGTGATAAATACGGAATCGGATTCTGGAAACCGGGAGCTGGTATTATCCACCAGGTGGTATTGGAAAACTATGCTTTCCCCGGAGGAATGATGATTGGTACTGACTCACACACGGTAAATGCCGGTGGACTAGGAATGGTAGCCATCGGAGTTGGTGGTGCTGATGCAGTAGACGTAATGGCCGGAATGGCCTGGGAACTTAAAATGCCAAAACTTATCGGGGTTAAGTTAACCGGTAAAATGAACGGATGGACTTCTGCGAAAGATGTTATCTTAAAAGTTGCAGGAATCCTTACTGTAAAAGGAGGAACAGGATGTATCGTAGAATATTTCGGAGAAGGAGCAGAATCTCTTTCAGCAACCGGTAAAGGAACCATTTGTAATATGGGTGCTGAAGTCGGAGCTACAACCTCAACTTTCGGATACGATGATTCCATGAGAAGATATTTATCGGCTACTGGAAGACAAGATGTTGTAGATGCTGCAGATAAAATTGCTGAACATTTAACAGGTGATGCTGAAGTATATGCTAACCCGGAACAATATTTTGACCAGTTAATTGAAATTAACCTTTCTGAACTTACCCCTCACTTAAATGGACCTTTTACTCCGGACTTAGCGACTCCTGTTGCTGAATTCAGAGCTAAAGCAGAAGCTAACGGATGGCCGCTTGAAGTTGAGTGGGCTCTTATTGGTTCTTGTACCAACTCTTCTTATGAAGATTTATCAAGAGCAGCTTCTATTGTAGAGGATGCAGTTGCTAAAGGTGTAAAACCAAAAGCGATCTTAGGAATCAATCCAGGTTCCGAGCAGGTAAAATTCACAGCAGAAAGAGACGGTTTCTTAAATTCATTCAGAAAATTTGAAAACGCCAGAATATTTACAAACGCTTGCGGACCATGTATCGGACAATGGGATAGAGAAGGTGCTGATAAAGGAGAGAAAAACTCTATTATCCACTCTTTCAACAGAAACTTTGCAAAAAGAGCTGATGGTAACCCGAATACCCACGCATTTGTAGCCTCTCCTGAAATGGTAGCTGCAGTGGCAATTTCCGGAAGATTAGACTTCAATCCAATTACAGATACATTAACCAATGAAGCCGGCGAACAAATAAAGCTTGATGAACCTAAAGGTTTTGAACTTCCGGCAAAAGGGTTCGCAGTGGATGACAACGGATACCAGGCACCATCTGCAGACGGATCAGGTGTTGTAGTTAATGTAAGCCCTACTTCAGACAGACTTCAGTTGTTAGAAGAATTCCCGGCTTGGGATGGTAAAAACATCGAAGGAGCTAAAGTATTGATCAAAGCTTTCGGAAAATGTACTACCGACCACATCTCTATGGCTGGACCATGGTTGAAATACAGAGGTCACCTGGATAATATTTCAAACAACATGTTAATTGGAGCAGTAAATGCTTACAACATGGAAACCAACCACGTTAAAAACGAATTAACGGGTGAATATGGTGAAGTTCCGGCTGTACAAAGAGCTTATAAAGCTGCAGGTGTTCCTACTATCGTTGTAGGAGACCAAAACTATGGCGAAGGTTCTTCAAGAGAGCATGCAGCTATGGAGCCAAGACACCTTGGTGTAAAAGCCGTATTGGTAAAATCATTTGCAAGAATTCATGAAACAAACCTTAAGAAACAAGGGATGTTGGGAATTACTTTCGCCAATGAGGCAGATTATGATAAAATCCAGGAAGATGACACAGTTAACTTCTTAGATCTGGATCAGTTTGCCCCAGGAAAACAATTGACATTAGAATTTGTTCATAAGGACGGAACTAAAGATATCATCATCGCCAACCACACTTATAACGATCAGCAAATTGAATGGTTCAAAGCCGGCTCTGCGCTGAACCTGATTAAACAACAGGAAAAATAAGATTAATTGTTAGATCCATTAATATAAAGGCGACTTCAAAATTGAAGTCGTCTTTTTTATGAATTATAATACAATTGATTTGTAATGACCTTTACTCCTTAATTCTACTATTAAAGTTCAACAGGGCGGCCTATAGTCCTGAGCATAAGCTGAAAGATTACGAACGAAGTCCGCTTTCATAATTAATAACAATTCCAATGGCTTCAGCCAAAATCTAAAAAAGATCTTCTATTTTAGCATATCCAGCAGATTAGCCCGGTAGCTATCTCCTATCGGAATTTCAAATTCAGGTAATATTACTTTTTTCGCCCCAATACTTTTGACCTTATCCAGATTGATGATAAAAGACTTATGAATGCGTACGAATTTTTCGGGAAGCTGACTCTCCATAGATTTCAGAGTGTCCAGAACGATATATTCTTCCACTCCCGTTCTGATATTCACATAATCTTTAATACTTTCAATATAAAGGATCTCATCAAAGCCGATACGATGCTGCTGACCAGATGATTTAACGAAGAAATGAGTATTTTCCGTTGTCTGAAATGAAAATCGCTCCTCAGCCTTTAAAACACTTTTCTGAAAGCGTTCAAACGAAATAGGCTTCAGAAGATAATCAATAATATTATGTTCGTAGCCTTCCAGTGCATATTCGGAATAAGCAGTTGTCAGGATATACTTCTGCTTGCTCCCAACGATCTTCATAAAATTGATACCGGTAAGTTCCGGCATCATAATATCCAGAAAAATCAGATCAGACGGATTATTCTGAATATATTCTAAAGCCAGAATAGGATTTTCTGTAGAAAAAACCAGGTCAAGAAAAGGAATCTTTTTTACGTATTGCTCCAACAATGAAATCGCCAGAGGTTCATCATCCACAATAATACATTTGAGCTTATCCATTTTGTAAATCAATTTTTAAATCTACAACAAATTCTGTTTCAGTATCTTTTATATCTAGCTGATAGTGATCGGGATATAAAATTTCCAGTCTTTTCTTCACATTTTCAATCCCGATTCCGGAAAGAGAGTCTTTTATTTTTTCTTTTTTAAAGTTTAAAAGATAAAAATGAAGAACCTTATCATGGTCTGAGATCCTCATTTCAAAGCCTTTATCACGGAAGTCACCATGCTTAAAAGCATTTTCCACAAAAGGAACTAAGAGCATTGGAGAAATTTTCAAATGAGGATACTGAATATTTTTTTCTATGAGCAATAACTCCGGATTTCTGATTCTGAGTTTTTCCAGCCCGATCAGGCTGTCGATATATCCCACTTCCTTATCAAGCGTTATAAAGTCTTTTTCAAGATCCTTTGTACTGTATCGCAGCAATTGACTGAGTTCCTCAATAGCCGGTAATGCTTTTTCTGATTTCTGATAAACAAGGGAATAAATATTATTTAATGAGTTAAAAATAAAATGCGGATTGATCTGGGTTTTTAATGCCTGAAGCTCAGCCTGTTTTTTTTCTATCAGAAGCTGCTTTTTATCATTTTCAGCGACACCATACTTTCCTAATACCCAAAGAATTCCGGCAATAAAAGTAGGAAGAGAACTATTATAAATATTATCAAAAAAATAAAAAAACAATCCTGTTTTTTCACCATAGTTTCTAAATCCAACGGTTGCAGGGAGAGCCACCTCCTCTATCATGTAACGTAAGCTCACAAAAACTAAAAAGGATAATAAAAAAACAAAAATAACAGAGTAAGGTTTATCCAGCTTAAAAATTTTTGGAAAGAACACCAAATAGGAGAGATAAAAAGTCACAATCTTTACAATGAAAAATGTTACCCTAAGCACATGCATGTTATATAGATTCTTCTCCGGAAAAAAGAAATTGGGCGTAATAATGGTTCCAATAAAATTAAAACCCCAGTAGGTAATCAGAATCCAGATAATTTGATTTTTTTTCATACCCAAATATAAATCTCTATGGGTATAATCCGTAAGCTATTTTCGATGAAAGCCTGTTTTTTTCCGATCAAATATTTTTTATCCCCGAAACCAGTCACTTCATCTAACTGCTATTTCAGCCAAAAGATACAGCGGATAACTTTGTTCCGGAAATATAACTTAATGATCATCTAAATAACATTTATATACAATGAAAAAACATATTTTCTTTATAGCAACCTTAGTTTTTTCTTTTGCAACCGGACAAACCAAAGATAGTGTCAATGTCAATACAATTGAAGCGGTTACAGTAAACGGAAAGAAAGCATTGGTAGAACGTAAAGTAGATCGCCTGGTTTATCATGTCCAGAATTCTATGCTTTCTCAGGGAAGCTCAGGTACTGAGGTTCTGGCCGCTACTCCACTCCTTAAAGTGGATGAAAACAAAGGTCTTCTTGCAATTGCGGGTAAAAATGGGGTTTCTGTAATGGTGAATGACCGGATGCTCAATCTCTCAGGAACTGAACTGATCAACTACCTACAAAATCTACGTTCCGAAAATATCCTGAAAATAGAAGTTATCACCACCCCTCCTGCAAAGTATGATGCACAAGGAAACAGCGGAATTATCAACATCGTACTCAAGAAAAATCAGAATCTCGGATGGAGCGGTTATCTGACAACCAATTATACTCAAAAAACATATGCAGGATTCACCAGTGTAGCCGG is part of the Chryseobacterium lactis genome and encodes:
- a CDS encoding bifunctional aconitate hydratase 2/2-methylisocitrate dehydratase, encoding MNYKDYIKEIEERKDQGLHPKPIDGAELLSEIIAQIKDSGSKDRSDSLQFFIYNTLPGTTSAAGVKAKFLKEIILGESVVEEISQAFAFELLSHMKGGPSIGVLLDLALGNDAAIAKEAAKVLKTQVFLYEADTTRLKEAFNSGNEIAQEIVESYAKAEFFTKLPEVAEEIKVVTYIAGEGDISTDLLSPGNQAHSRSDRELHGKCMITPQAQEEIKALQAQHPDASVMLIAEKGTMGVGSSRMSGVNNVALWTGKQASPYVPFVNFAPIVGGTNGISPIFLTTVDVTGGIGIDLKNWVKKLDENGTPVRNENGEPILEQAYSVATGTVLTINTKTKKLYNGDQELIDISKAFTPQKVEFIKAGGSYAIVFGKKLQTFAAELLGVEVPQVFAPSKEISNDGQGLTAVEKIFNRNAVGSTPGKVLHAGSDVRVKVNIVGSQDTTGLMTSQELESMAATVISPIVDGAYQSGCHTASVWDKKAQANIPKLMKFMNDFGLITARDPKGEYHAMTDVIHKVLNDITIDEWAIIIGGDSHTRMSKGVAFGADSGTVALALATGEASMPIPESVKVTFKGDMKEHMDFRDVVHATQAQMLKQFGGENVFQGRIIEVHIGTLPADQAFTFTDWTAEMKAKASINISEDNTLIESLEIAKGRIQIMIDKGMDNHNKVLQGLIDKANKRIEEIRSGEKPALTPDANAKYYAEVVVDLDVIVEPMIADPDVNNDDVSKRYTHDTIRDLSYYGGEKKVDLGFVGSCMVHKGDLKIVSQMLRNLEKKNGKVEFNAPLVVAAPTYNIIDELKAEGDWELLEKYSAFEFDDSAPKGEARTEYQNVMYLERPGCNLCMGNQEKAAKGDTVLATSTRLFQGRVVEDSERKKGESLLASTPVVVLSAIIGRIPNIDEYKAAVEGIDLTTFVPSIKELTSTHAH
- a CDS encoding aconitate hydratase, with product MTFDIDMIKKVYERYPERIAAARQIVGKPLTLSEKILYTHLWEGNATQAHERGNSYVDFAPDRVAMQDATAQMALLQFMQAGKTKVAVPSTAHADHLIQAKVGADKDLQEGINKNSEVFNFLSSVCDKYGIGFWKPGAGIIHQVVLENYAFPGGMMIGTDSHTVNAGGLGMVAIGVGGADAVDVMAGMAWELKMPKLIGVKLTGKMNGWTSAKDVILKVAGILTVKGGTGCIVEYFGEGAESLSATGKGTICNMGAEVGATTSTFGYDDSMRRYLSATGRQDVVDAADKIAEHLTGDAEVYANPEQYFDQLIEINLSELTPHLNGPFTPDLATPVAEFRAKAEANGWPLEVEWALIGSCTNSSYEDLSRAASIVEDAVAKGVKPKAILGINPGSEQVKFTAERDGFLNSFRKFENARIFTNACGPCIGQWDREGADKGEKNSIIHSFNRNFAKRADGNPNTHAFVASPEMVAAVAISGRLDFNPITDTLTNEAGEQIKLDEPKGFELPAKGFAVDDNGYQAPSADGSGVVVNVSPTSDRLQLLEEFPAWDGKNIEGAKVLIKAFGKCTTDHISMAGPWLKYRGHLDNISNNMLIGAVNAYNMETNHVKNELTGEYGEVPAVQRAYKAAGVPTIVVGDQNYGEGSSREHAAMEPRHLGVKAVLVKSFARIHETNLKKQGMLGITFANEADYDKIQEDDTVNFLDLDQFAPGKQLTLEFVHKDGTKDIIIANHTYNDQQIEWFKAGSALNLIKQQEK
- a CDS encoding sensor histidine kinase, yielding MKKNQIIWILITYWGFNFIGTIITPNFFFPEKNLYNMHVLRVTFFIVKIVTFYLSYLVFFPKIFKLDKPYSVIFVFLLSFLVFVSLRYMIEEVALPATVGFRNYGEKTGLFFYFFDNIYNSSLPTFIAGILWVLGKYGVAENDKKQLLIEKKQAELQALKTQINPHFIFNSLNNIYSLVYQKSEKALPAIEELSQLLRYSTKDLEKDFITLDKEVGYIDSLIGLEKLRIRNPELLLIEKNIQYPHLKISPMLLVPFVENAFKHGDFRDKGFEMRISDHDKVLHFYLLNFKKEKIKDSLSGIGIENVKKRLEILYPDHYQLDIKDTETEFVVDLKIDLQNG
- a CDS encoding LytR/AlgR family response regulator transcription factor; translation: MDKLKCIIVDDEPLAISLLEQYVKKIPFLDLVFSTENPILALEYIQNNPSDLIFLDIMMPELTGINFMKIVGSKQKYILTTAYSEYALEGYEHNIIDYLLKPISFERFQKSVLKAEERFSFQTTENTHFFVKSSGQQHRIGFDEILYIESIKDYVNIRTGVEEYIVLDTLKSMESQLPEKFVRIHKSFIINLDKVKSIGAKKVILPEFEIPIGDSYRANLLDMLK